The proteins below are encoded in one region of Salvelinus namaycush isolate Seneca chromosome 32, SaNama_1.0, whole genome shotgun sequence:
- the LOC120027498 gene encoding collagen alpha-2(VIII) chain-like, producing the protein MLLAPVCVLLLLGGRVLGGGYPPMPQMKYMQPMMKGPVGPPFREGKGQYLDMPPMMDVKGEPGPQGKPGPRGPTGPSGLPGKPGLGKPGLNGQPGLQGPPGFPGIGKPGLPGLPGKGGIKGMPGNNGEVGLRGEPGPRGLPGQPGLPGPAGLSLNGKPGLPGGRGQPGSRGEPGQKGGPGNPGERGLKGENGNGNPGLPGTRGPNGLRGPPGPAGNQGMGKPGLDGLPGPSGPKGDQGLPGGIGEPGKAGGPGLQGQPGSVGLGKPGNDGLPGGPGPLGPKGEPGQRGSSGFPGGPGYGKPGLPGTKGDKGLFGGPGVPGNKGEPGMAGQPGDMGPDGQPGPPGIQGPMGLSGKHGMPGLKGELGPQGHPGLPGIRGDQGPGGMSGKPGISGDKGLPGPNGAIGKPGPKGEAGHIGLPGNPGLLGNPGPKGELGFVGSPGPRGQSGIPGLQGPSGPMGPQGIPGLKGEPGLPGFPGLGKLGEKGVPGPQGPPGKPGNSGLNGNPGPPGPPGPPGPAGNGQTGVAGLTDSGLGGDEVPDGRNGKPQFGRADLSATMSPAFTAILTTAFPPSGMPIKFDRTLYNGQNAYNPATGIFTSPMSGVYYFAYHVHVKGFSLWVALYKNYVPATYTYDEYKKGYMDQASGSAVLELKENDQVWMQMPSDQANGLYSTEYIHSSFSGFLLCPT; encoded by the exons ATGCTGTTGGCTCCTGtctgtgtgctgctgctgctggggggcCGTGTCCTTGGAGGAGGCTACCCCCCCATGCCCCAGATGAAGTACATGCAGCCCATGATGAAGGGCCCTGTGGGACCTCCCTTCCGAGAGGGCAAGGGACAGTACCTcg ACATGCCACCCATGATGGACGTAAAGGGCGAGCCAGGGCCCCAAGGAAAACCTGGACCTAGAGGCCCAACTGGGCCCTCAGGACTTCCGGGAAAACCAGGACTGGGGAAACCAGGTCTCAATGGCCAGCCTGGCCTTCAGGGGCCTCCAGGCTTTCCGGGCATTGGGAAGCCAGGACTTCCGGGTCTCCCAGGAAAGGGGGGAATTAAGGGGATGCCTGGGAATAATGGCGAGGTTGGACTCCGGGGTGAACCAGGTCCCAGAGGACTTCCAGGTCAACCAGGTCTCCCTGGGCCAGCTGGCCTGTCTCTTAATGGCAAACCTGGCCTTCCCGGTGGGAGGGGCCAACCTGGGTCTCGTGGAGAACCAGGACAGAAAGGTGGGCCTGGAAATCCTGGGGAGCGTGGACTCAAGGGAGAGAATGGCAATGGGAATCCTGGATTGCCAGGAACCAGGGGCCCCAATGGGCTCAGGGGCCCCCCAGGGCCAGCTGGTAATCAGGGCATGGGAAAACCAGGACTTGACGGGCTTCCTGGTCCTTCTGGGCCTAAAGGGGACCAGGGGCTCCCAGGAGGAATAGGAGAGCCAGGGAAGGCTGGCGGTCCAGGGCTGCAAGGCCAACCAGGATCCGTCGGATTGGGCAAGCCTGGTAATGATGGATTGCCTGGAGGGCCCGGTCCACTTGGGCCTAAAGGTGAGCCAGGACAGAGGGGTTCTTCAGGGTTTCCTGGAGGTCCTGGCTACGGCAAACCTGGTCTACCAGGGACAAAGGGAGACAAGGGCCTTTTCGGGGGACCAGGCGTCCCTGGAAATAAGGGAGAGCCTGGGATGGCGGGACAGCCAGGAGACATGGGCCCAGATGGACAGCCAGGACCACCAGGAATACAGGGCCCCATGGGGCTTTCAGGAAAACACGGCATGCCCGGCCTGAAGGGAGAGTTGGGTCCACAGGGGCATCCAGGTCTGCCAGGGATCAGAGGGGACCAGGGTCCCGGTGGTATGTCTGGAAAACCAGGCATTTCTGGAGACAAAGGGCTCCCGGGCCCTAACGGGGCTATCGGAAAACCTGGGCCCAAAGGCGAGGCAGGGCACATAGGCCTGCCAGGAAACCCAGGTCTTTTAGGCAATCCTGGACCAAAAGGGGAGCTTGGGTTTGTTGGGTCTCCAGGACCAAGAGGCCAGTCTGGAATCCCCGGTCTGCAGGGGCCTTCAGGGCCAATGGGGCCACAGGGTATCCCAGGTCTGAAGGGCGAACCTGGGCTGCCGGGTTTTCCTGGTCTGGGCAAGCTCGGAGAAAAAGGAGTTCCAGGTCCCCAAGGTCCCCCAGGAAAGCCAGGCAACTCTGGACTCAACGGCAACCCCGGCCCTCCAGGGCCACCCGGGCCCCCTGGCCCTGCAGGAAACGGACAAACCGGGGTGGCTGGGCTAACGGATTCAGGGCTGGGTGGGGACGAGGTACCAGACGGGAGGAACGGAAAACCACAGTTTGGCCGTGCAGATCTCTCCGCCACCATGTCACCCGCGTTTACCGCCATCCTCACCACAGCCTTCCCTCCCTCTGGGATGCCCATCAAGTTCGACAGGACCCTTTACAACGGACAGAATGCCTACAACCCTGCCACCGGTATCTTCACCAGCCCCATGTCTGGCGTCTACTACTTTGCCTACCACGTGCACGTAAAGGGATTCAGTCTGTGGGTGGCGCTGTACAAGAACTATGTTCCAGCCACATACACCTACGACGAGTACAAGAAGGGCTACATGGACCAGGCGTCCGGTAGTGCCGTCCTTGAGTTGAAGGAGAATGACCAGGTGTGGATGCAGATGCCCTCGGATCAGGCTAACGGGCTCTACTCCACCGAATACATCCACTCGTCCTTCTCAGGGTTCCTGCTCTGTCCCACATAA